In Oryza sativa Japonica Group chromosome 2, ASM3414082v1, the following are encoded in one genomic region:
- the LOC9268512 gene encoding uncharacterized protein: protein MADANMAWAELPEECVAGILHHLLCLPDHSMFSGVCTRWRTIAMRHLPPMQPWLFMPSTNATSFFCVACERTHQGPCLPDNARGARFCGAHLEGWVAAAEIPHDDRSVPGNRAPALLNLCTGERVLLPRSLRNNNPDTTFINHIQAVILSYTPCQAHPYYAAAIVSGKPNIMFWRPGMSDWVPPMLKWDSGFKMWQKQLSKDPIEDANYIFFGPLGGGFYVLNNKEDLLVYTPKANDRHGELTMSSVNKYQLRRNPRPTMPGPGEVLGRYLVESRGQLLMVVRFVSTEKATVAFDVFKLELKPPSWKKLTLDTLADRTIFLVRGCSCAVEMRKSSQCPPNIYFLDDSARFNGAGSSTSQVQQVEGPFPCGDTGRCCEQGIVRCLPREPPSDSSPWTWFYLPPYEALSRKWFMEQLIKQGEQLRLQEHQDG, encoded by the coding sequence atgGCCGACGCAAACATGGCGTGGGCGGAGCTCCCCGAAGAGTGCGTCGCCGgcatcctccaccacctcctttGCCTCCCTGACCACTCCATGTTCTCCGGTGTCTGCACAAGGTGGCGCACCATCGCCATGCGGCATCTGCCGCCTATGCAACCGTGGTTGTTCATGCCGTCCACCAACGCGACCTCCTTCTTCTGCGTCGCCTGCGAGCGCACCCACCAGGGGCCCTGCCTGCCGGACAACGCCCGCGGCGCGCGCTTCTGCGGCGCCCACCTTGAAGGttgggtcgccgccgccgagattcCGCATGATGACCGCTCTGTCCCGGGGAATCGTGCCCCCGCTCTGCTCAACCTCTGCACCGGCGAGCGCGTCCTCCTCCCGAGATCCCTCCGCAACAACAACCCTGATACCACCTTCATCAACCACATCCAAGCCGTCATCCTCTCCTATACCCCATGTCAGGCTCATCCGTACTACGCCGCCGCCATAGTTTCCGGCAAGCCCAATATCATGTTCTGGCGCCCCGGCATGAGCGATTGGGTGCCGCCGATGCTGAAGTGGGACTCGGGGTTCAAAATGTGGCAGAAGCAGCTATCCAAGGACCCAATCGAGGACGCCAACTACATCTTCTTCGGCCCGCTCGGTGGGGGATTCTATGTCCTCAACAACAAGGAGGACCTCCTGGTGTACACCCCCAAGGCCAACGACAGGCACGGCGAGCTCACGATGTCATCCGTGAACAAGTACCAGCTCCGCCGAAATCCCCGACCCACCATGCCAGGGCCAGGGGAGGTGCTCGGCCGCTACCTCGTGGAATCCCGCGGGCAGCTGCTCATGGTCGTCAGGTTCGTCTCCACGGAGAAGGCCACGGTGGCGTTCGACGTCTTCAAGCTGGAGCTGAAGCCACCGTCCTGGAAGAAACTCACCTTGGACACCCTCGCAGACCGGACGATCTTCCTCGTGCGAGGCTGCTCCTGCGCCGTCGAGATGAGGAAATCTAGCCAGTGCCCTCCCAACATCTACTTCCTGGATGACTCCGCGAGGTTCAACGGCGCAGGGAGCTCGACCTCGCAGGTGCAGCAGGTTGAGGGCCCGTTCCCCTGCGGCGACACCGGCAGATGCTGCGAGCAGGGCATAGTCCGCTGCCTGCCGCGAGAGCCGCCATCAGACTCCTCGCCGTGGACTTGGTTCTATCTGCCCCCATACGAGGCCCTTAGTCGTAAGTGGTTTATGGAGCAACTAATCAAACAAGGGGAACAGCTGAGACTGCAGGAACATCAGGATGGGTAG